A genomic segment from Streptomyces sp. NBC_00654 encodes:
- a CDS encoding sigma-70 family RNA polymerase sigma factor, with product MGEEHGTALITAARSGDQQAQDRLVASYLPLLYNIVGRALNGHADVDDVVQETVLRMLRGLPGLRDPGRFRSWLVAIAMNEIREHWREQRSGAMPADHLDDAHDRPDPGADFVDVTILRLGLTGQRRQVAEATRWLDEEDRALLSLWWLETAGQVSRAEVADALELTPQHTAVRVQRMKAQLEAARVVVGALGSRPRCVLLEEIVAGWDGVPSALWRKRLARHARGCTVCSGHGSQLVPAEGLLVGLALVPLAPSLPEAAPDLLNTAAGRPAAARHAAGSATTAAVRPHRPGRAERRRGLRRRRRNTVVAALVAVAALGTGGGAVHLYADDGDSDRDEAAVTAGAPDASTRSSAPAATPPRPASVVPSSPTASPSRTPSPTAGATASSSARPAAGTPAPSPRPATPAPPAPPSVSQQVTDLVNAERAKEGCGPVRGNGLMSTAAQRHSADMASRDYFAHTSPDGTDPGDRLTAAGYRWSTYGENIAKGQRTPAEVMSSWMNSPGHRANILNCSFEEIGVGMRSTGSGPVWTQNFGAAG from the coding sequence ATGGGCGAGGAACACGGCACGGCGTTGATCACCGCGGCGCGGAGCGGCGACCAGCAGGCGCAGGACCGGCTCGTCGCGTCGTATCTGCCGTTGCTCTACAACATCGTGGGCCGTGCGCTGAACGGGCACGCGGACGTCGATGACGTCGTGCAGGAGACGGTGCTGCGCATGCTGCGGGGTCTTCCCGGGCTGCGTGATCCCGGGCGTTTCCGCTCCTGGCTGGTGGCCATAGCCATGAACGAGATACGCGAGCACTGGCGGGAGCAGCGGTCCGGGGCCATGCCCGCCGACCATCTGGACGACGCTCACGACAGGCCTGACCCGGGTGCCGATTTCGTCGATGTGACTATTCTCCGGCTCGGTCTGACCGGACAGCGCCGCCAGGTGGCGGAGGCGACGCGGTGGCTGGACGAGGAGGACCGGGCTCTGCTGTCACTGTGGTGGCTGGAGACCGCGGGTCAGGTGTCCCGGGCCGAGGTCGCCGACGCTCTGGAACTGACCCCGCAGCACACTGCGGTCCGGGTCCAGCGGATGAAGGCCCAGCTGGAGGCGGCCAGGGTGGTGGTGGGCGCGCTGGGCTCCCGCCCCCGTTGCGTCCTGCTGGAGGAGATCGTCGCCGGATGGGACGGGGTGCCGTCGGCCCTCTGGCGCAAGCGTCTGGCCCGTCATGCCCGTGGCTGCACCGTCTGCTCGGGTCACGGTTCTCAGCTCGTCCCCGCGGAGGGCCTGCTCGTCGGACTGGCCCTGGTACCTCTGGCGCCGTCCCTCCCGGAAGCCGCCCCGGACCTGCTCAACACAGCCGCCGGACGACCCGCCGCCGCCCGTCACGCGGCCGGGTCCGCCACCACCGCCGCCGTCCGTCCGCACCGGCCCGGACGTGCGGAGCGCCGGCGTGGCCTCCGGCGGCGACGGCGCAATACGGTCGTGGCCGCGCTGGTCGCGGTCGCGGCCCTGGGCACCGGTGGCGGCGCCGTACATCTCTACGCGGACGACGGGGACTCCGACCGGGACGAGGCGGCGGTCACGGCCGGTGCGCCCGATGCCTCCACCCGCTCCTCGGCGCCCGCGGCGACGCCGCCGCGGCCGGCGTCCGTGGTGCCGTCCTCGCCCACCGCTTCACCGTCGCGGACGCCTTCTCCCACCGCCGGGGCCACGGCGAGCAGCAGTGCACGGCCCGCAGCGGGCACCCCGGCGCCCTCTCCCCGGCCTGCCACTCCGGCGCCGCCCGCCCCGCCCTCCGTGTCGCAGCAGGTCACCGATCTCGTCAACGCCGAGCGTGCGAAGGAAGGATGCGGTCCGGTACGCGGAAACGGCCTGATGTCCACGGCGGCGCAGCGGCATTCCGCCGATATGGCGTCCCGGGACTACTTCGCGCACACCTCGCCCGACGGCACCGATCCGGGCGATCGCCTCACCGCGGCCGGCTATCGCTGGAGCACGTACGGGGAGAACATCGCGAAGGGCCAGCGCACCCCGGCGGAGGTGATGAGTTCATGGATGAACAGCCCCGGGCACCGGGCCAACATCCTCAACTGTTCGTTCGAGGAGATCGGTGTGGGGATGCGGAGCACCGGGAGCGGGCCGGTGTGGACCCAGAACTTCGGCGCCGCCGGATGA
- a CDS encoding antitoxin, producing MSALDKLKKMLKGHEAQAGKAVDKTGDMVDGRTKGKYSGQVDTAQDKLKQQLGTDRDQDGPPRR from the coding sequence ATGTCCGCACTGGACAAGCTCAAGAAGATGCTCAAGGGGCACGAGGCTCAGGCGGGCAAGGCCGTCGACAAGACCGGTGACATGGTCGACGGCCGGACCAAGGGCAAGTACAGCGGCCAGGTCGACACCGCGCAGGACAAGCTCAAGCAGCAGCTCGGCACCGACCGCGACCAGGACGGGCCGCCCCGCCGCTGA
- a CDS encoding MASE1 domain-containing protein — translation MIRSKEARHRAVAVAQILGVAAVYYGSGRLGLLREVVVHGSIVTPLWPPTGVALGALLILGTRIWPGIALGALLTITATGGSVTFSGLGIVAGNTVAPLCAYLMLRRADFRVDLARLRDGMMLVLLGAFVGMLISATVGSVQLLLSGKLPTSSFWLVWSSWWAGDAMGVLVVTPLVLVLRRARLPRMTDRWVEASVLAVATLSVGLLATRSSLSMIYLVFPVLIWAALRFQLPGSAPCALLVSVLAIVAGTDGVGPFDNHSLVEIMVNLSLFNGCVALTALLLAAIVAEHTNIRRRTEHAVEELQTLVEQFAPLSGAPPQRRDGGSGSRGPDGGPPFTA, via the coding sequence GTGATCCGCAGCAAGGAAGCCAGACATCGGGCCGTGGCCGTCGCGCAGATACTGGGCGTCGCCGCCGTCTACTACGGGTCGGGACGGCTCGGCCTGCTCAGGGAAGTGGTGGTCCACGGGTCCATCGTCACTCCGCTCTGGCCGCCCACGGGCGTCGCTCTGGGCGCGTTGCTGATTCTGGGAACGAGGATCTGGCCGGGCATCGCCCTCGGGGCGCTCCTGACGATCACCGCGACCGGAGGCTCCGTCACGTTCTCCGGTCTCGGCATCGTGGCGGGCAATACGGTCGCACCGCTGTGCGCGTATCTCATGCTGCGCAGAGCGGACTTCCGGGTCGATCTGGCACGTCTGCGGGACGGCATGATGCTCGTTCTTCTCGGCGCGTTCGTGGGAATGCTCATCAGTGCGACGGTGGGCAGCGTGCAACTGCTACTCAGCGGCAAACTGCCGACGAGCAGCTTCTGGCTGGTCTGGTCGTCCTGGTGGGCGGGCGATGCCATGGGGGTGCTGGTGGTCACCCCGCTCGTGCTGGTCCTGCGGAGGGCGAGGCTGCCGCGGATGACCGACCGCTGGGTGGAGGCTTCGGTGCTGGCAGTCGCGACGCTGTCGGTCGGCCTGCTGGCGACGAGAAGCTCGCTGTCGATGATCTATCTGGTGTTTCCGGTGCTCATCTGGGCGGCGCTGCGCTTTCAACTGCCCGGCAGCGCGCCCTGCGCCTTGCTGGTGTCCGTGCTGGCGATCGTCGCCGGAACCGATGGCGTGGGACCGTTCGACAACCACAGCCTGGTGGAGATCATGGTGAACCTGTCGCTTTTCAACGGCTGTGTGGCGCTCACCGCGCTGTTGCTGGCCGCGATCGTGGCCGAACACACCAATATCCGCCGCCGGACGGAGCATGCCGTCGAGGAGCTGCAGACGCTGGTGGAGCAGTTCGCACCGCTGTCGGGAGCTCCGCCTCAGCGGCGCGACGGCGGCAGCGGGAGCCGCGGCCCGGACGGCGGACCACCCTTCACCGCGTGA
- a CDS encoding PP2C family protein-serine/threonine phosphatase codes for MNPRRTPRSGSAEELLNTLQSLTARARQEVELHQARVELAQALQREMLPASLPTLPGLQSAARYAPARHGLDIGGDWYDGFPLPDGALGFAIGDVQGHDVEAAAFMGQIRIAMRAIAATASDPGDVMARTNDLLLSVDSALFATCTFLRLDPRTWELHSARAGHVACVWGTVDGLSGITEDPGGLPLGIAAGEHYPVTRRTLDTAGTLVLLTDGVVEGPSLLIEDGLDRVRRLVGAHSGASAEELADEVLGAAEFTGHEDDAAVLVLRHEAARRPR; via the coding sequence ATGAACCCGCGTCGGACTCCCCGCTCAGGAAGCGCCGAGGAACTGCTCAACACCCTGCAGAGTCTCACCGCCCGCGCTCGGCAGGAAGTGGAACTGCACCAGGCGCGCGTCGAGCTGGCGCAGGCCCTCCAGCGCGAGATGCTGCCCGCGTCGCTGCCGACGCTGCCGGGACTGCAGAGCGCCGCCCGCTACGCCCCCGCCCGCCACGGGCTGGACATCGGGGGTGACTGGTACGACGGATTCCCGCTGCCCGACGGGGCCCTCGGCTTCGCGATCGGCGATGTCCAGGGCCACGACGTCGAGGCGGCGGCCTTCATGGGGCAGATACGCATCGCCATGCGCGCGATCGCGGCCACGGCCTCCGATCCCGGCGACGTCATGGCGCGTACGAACGATCTGCTGCTGTCCGTGGACTCCGCACTGTTCGCGACCTGTACGTTTCTCCGGCTCGACCCGCGCACCTGGGAGCTGCACAGTGCGCGGGCCGGTCATGTGGCGTGCGTATGGGGGACCGTGGACGGGCTGTCCGGCATCACCGAGGACCCCGGCGGCCTGCCTCTGGGCATCGCGGCCGGGGAGCACTATCCCGTCACCCGGCGCACGCTCGACACCGCCGGAACCCTCGTGCTCCTCACCGACGGCGTGGTCGAGGGCCCGTCGTTGCTGATCGAGGACGGCCTGGACCGGGTGCGCCGGCTGGTCGGCGCCCATTCCGGGGCGAGCGCCGAGGAACTGGCCGACGAGGTGCTGGGGGCGGCGGAGTTCACCGGCCACGAGGACGACGCGGCGGTGCTCGTCCTGCGTCATGAGGCCGCCCGCCGGCCGCGGTGA
- the mptB gene encoding polyprenol phosphomannose-dependent alpha 1,6 mannosyltransferase MptB, with protein sequence MRALSAVGYRRLGAIGSVAAAVGGWGAGSLPARDPWGLWPAYGPGVTAAAAVLAYAGLTLLVVAWWQYGRAGAGVRDTLVTLVWWAAPLVLTPPLYSADVYSYIAQGAMVIEGHDVYSVGPSVLDPGGLGGDAAASVGRNWTDTPAPYGPFFLILARLVTWATGGTIVPAVLGMRLIALGGLVLIVWALRRLAREYGRSESGALWLGALNPLLLIHVVGGIHNDGLMIGLMLAGTVLATRGRWVVGSALVGLAMMVKSPAALALLFIGVLVGRAATGPLVRRVAKGLLAPGLVAGAVAVAAALLGGTGFGWLGSQGVAGSIHTALSVTSDLGLVLGELLHLLIGSDVEPVKSAVQTLGLAAALGLILHFAWRAVNGRLTAVHALGLSLVALVVLSPMVQPWYLLWGVTVIAATEWRGRTARVLAVLSAALVYETHPSGSTPAYGFVLVGVVCVVAARLVRRERAVWDAPRMPDIRTEGDLRPRVRL encoded by the coding sequence ATGAGGGCATTGAGCGCTGTTGGGTACCGTCGGCTGGGCGCAATCGGATCCGTGGCGGCCGCCGTGGGGGGCTGGGGAGCGGGATCACTCCCGGCCCGTGACCCGTGGGGGCTCTGGCCGGCCTACGGGCCCGGAGTGACCGCGGCGGCAGCCGTGCTCGCCTACGCCGGGCTGACGCTGCTCGTCGTCGCCTGGTGGCAGTACGGCAGGGCCGGGGCCGGTGTGCGCGACACACTCGTCACCCTCGTCTGGTGGGCGGCCCCGCTCGTGCTGACACCGCCCCTCTACAGCGCCGATGTGTACAGCTACATCGCCCAGGGCGCGATGGTCATCGAGGGGCACGACGTCTACAGCGTCGGACCGTCGGTCCTCGACCCCGGCGGGCTCGGCGGTGACGCCGCCGCGAGCGTCGGGAGGAACTGGACCGACACGCCCGCACCGTACGGCCCGTTCTTCCTGATCCTCGCGCGACTCGTGACCTGGGCGACGGGCGGGACGATCGTTCCCGCCGTGCTGGGCATGCGGCTCATCGCCCTGGGCGGGCTGGTCCTGATCGTGTGGGCGCTGAGGCGTCTCGCGCGCGAGTACGGCAGGAGCGAGAGCGGCGCCCTGTGGCTCGGCGCACTCAATCCGCTGCTGCTCATCCATGTGGTCGGCGGGATACACAACGACGGGCTGATGATCGGGCTCATGCTCGCGGGCACGGTGCTCGCCACCCGCGGACGGTGGGTGGTGGGGAGCGCGCTCGTCGGGCTCGCCATGATGGTCAAGTCCCCGGCGGCGCTGGCGCTGCTGTTCATCGGCGTACTCGTGGGCAGGGCGGCGACCGGGCCCCTGGTACGACGCGTGGCCAAGGGACTGCTGGCGCCCGGTCTGGTCGCGGGGGCGGTCGCCGTGGCGGCGGCACTGCTCGGCGGCACGGGCTTCGGCTGGCTCGGGAGCCAGGGGGTCGCGGGTTCCATACACACGGCACTGTCGGTCACCAGCGACCTCGGCCTCGTACTCGGCGAACTGCTGCACCTGCTCATCGGATCCGATGTCGAGCCGGTCAAGAGCGCGGTGCAGACCCTGGGCCTGGCGGCGGCGCTCGGCCTCATCCTGCACTTCGCCTGGCGGGCGGTGAACGGGCGCCTCACGGCGGTGCACGCGCTGGGGCTGTCCCTGGTGGCCCTGGTCGTACTCTCGCCGATGGTGCAGCCCTGGTACCTCCTGTGGGGCGTGACGGTGATCGCCGCCACCGAATGGCGCGGCCGCACAGCGCGGGTACTGGCCGTGCTGTCGGCGGCGCTCGTGTACGAGACCCATCCCTCGGGGAGCACACCGGCGTACGGATTCGTCCTGGTGGGTGTCGTCTGCGTGGTGGCCGCACGTCTCGTGCGCCGCGAACGGGCCGTATGGGACGCGCCCCGCATGCCGGACATCCGTACCGAGGGCGACCTCCGGCCACGCGTTCGCCTCTGA
- a CDS encoding ABC-F family ATP-binding cassette domain-containing protein — protein MANPTLPSASVTCSGLSFNWPDGTPLFDGFSVSIGRGRTGLVGANGTGKSTLLRLLAGLLRPSQGSVTVGGTLAYLPQNITLGTTLRVDQALGIAERRAALSAIEGGDVDEAHFAVIGDDWDVEERARATLDSLGLDGVELDRTVGEMSGGETVLLRLAALLLERPDVLLLDEPTNNLDLFARRRLYEAVDSWRSGVLVVVSHDRELLERVDRIAELRSGSVSWYGGGWSAYEQALATQQEAAERMLRAADADVRRQKRELEESHIKLARRERQGRKVEAERRLPKILAGARKRAAQESAGKLRGLHEDRLHEARERREEAADAIHDDAEIRVSLPRTAVPAGRTVLTLEQLRPRYGKLLDGNLQVHGPERIALVGRNGAGKTTLLRTLTGELAPLAGEARTFVPLRFLPQRLDVLDEELSIAANVARMAPGVDDNHIRSQLARFLFRGARAEQPAGTLSGGERFRAALAATMLAAPAPQLVVMDEPTNNLDMASVRQLTSALDHYEGALLIAGHDLRFLESIGITRWLLVEEELRETSAEEVRGLLGAPDAE, from the coding sequence ATGGCCAACCCCACCCTGCCCAGCGCCTCCGTGACCTGTTCGGGCCTGTCCTTCAACTGGCCGGACGGCACCCCCCTCTTCGACGGCTTCTCCGTCAGCATCGGCCGGGGACGCACCGGCCTCGTCGGTGCCAACGGCACAGGGAAGTCCACTCTGCTGCGCCTCCTGGCAGGCCTGCTGCGTCCCTCCCAGGGGTCGGTGACGGTCGGCGGAACACTCGCCTACCTGCCGCAGAACATCACGCTCGGCACGACACTCCGCGTCGACCAGGCCCTGGGTATCGCCGAGCGGCGGGCCGCGCTGAGCGCCATCGAGGGGGGAGACGTGGACGAGGCGCACTTCGCGGTCATCGGCGACGACTGGGACGTGGAGGAGCGGGCACGGGCGACCCTGGACTCACTCGGCCTCGACGGCGTCGAACTGGACCGGACCGTGGGCGAGATGTCCGGCGGCGAGACCGTACTCCTGCGCCTGGCCGCGCTTCTGCTGGAGCGCCCCGACGTTCTGCTGCTCGACGAACCGACCAACAACCTCGACCTGTTCGCACGGCGCCGGCTGTACGAGGCGGTCGACTCCTGGCGCTCCGGTGTGCTGGTCGTCGTCAGCCACGACCGTGAGCTGCTGGAGCGCGTGGACCGCATCGCCGAACTGCGATCGGGATCCGTGAGCTGGTACGGGGGCGGCTGGTCGGCGTACGAACAGGCCCTGGCCACCCAGCAGGAAGCCGCCGAGCGCATGCTGAGGGCCGCCGACGCGGACGTGCGGCGGCAGAAACGCGAACTGGAGGAGTCCCACATCAAACTGGCCCGCCGCGAGCGGCAGGGCCGGAAGGTGGAGGCAGAGCGGCGGCTGCCGAAGATCCTCGCCGGTGCGCGCAAACGGGCCGCGCAGGAGTCGGCGGGCAAGCTCCGCGGACTGCACGAGGACCGCCTCCACGAGGCACGCGAGCGGAGGGAGGAGGCCGCGGACGCGATCCACGACGACGCCGAGATCAGGGTGAGCCTGCCCCGTACGGCCGTGCCCGCCGGCCGCACCGTACTGACCCTGGAACAGCTCCGCCCGCGGTACGGCAAGCTGCTGGACGGCAACCTCCAGGTGCACGGTCCCGAACGCATCGCCCTGGTCGGGCGCAACGGGGCCGGGAAGACGACGCTGCTGCGCACCCTCACCGGAGAGCTGGCACCCCTGGCCGGCGAGGCCAGGACGTTCGTGCCGCTGCGGTTCCTTCCGCAGCGCCTGGACGTGCTGGACGAGGAGCTGAGCATCGCGGCGAACGTGGCGCGCATGGCTCCCGGTGTCGACGACAACCACATCCGCTCCCAGCTCGCACGGTTCCTGTTCAGGGGAGCCCGCGCCGAACAGCCGGCGGGCACCCTCTCGGGCGGGGAGCGCTTCCGGGCCGCGCTCGCGGCGACGATGCTCGCCGCACCCGCCCCCCAACTGGTAGTGATGGATGAGCCGACCAACAACCTCGACATGGCCAGCGTGCGGCAGCTGACGAGCGCGCTCGACCACTACGAGGGCGCACTCCTGATCGCGGGCCACGACCTGCGTTTCCTCGAATCCATCGGCATCACCCGCTGGCTGCTGGTCGAGGAGGAACTGCGGGAGACGAGCGCCGAAGAGGTCCGCGGCCTGCTCGGAGCGCCGGACGCGGAATGA
- a CDS encoding ABC-F family ATP-binding cassette domain-containing protein, protein MSGTPGDRADEQDVLSGDHHSAHLLAENVHCVLGDRQVLRDVSLKVSRGERVGLIGENGRGKSTLLRALAGELPLRRGRVVRAVAGQVGFLPQEPGFPADAVIEDVLVRATAEFGELAERMRAAEERMASCEGDPGEVLSEYGSLQDEFARRGGWELDARIGEVLDVFGLGGLDRTRPTATLSGGERSRLGLAALVLREPAGLLLDEPTNHLDDRAVDWLVQWLGRYRGPCLIASHDRVLLDTAVTAIVDLDGPHGSTVRYGGGYRDYLDDRAAAHARWWQQYRDWHQELAEARRRLDRAARSGRTFSGIRDADKLAYNAAGSAAEAAAARANRAARQQLGRLLDEEVPRPPEPLAFRPPATGEVPEGVLIRAEGLVVGDVLRGVDLELSPGTRYVITGPNGAGKSTLLSVLAGRPTPDAGRVVREPGVRVGHLPQESHFTQERRGLLDTFAAHRSAYVDDAAAELTRFGLFAATDFGTPVNRLSVGQLRRLELALLFAQRPHLLLLDEPGNHLSLALVEQLREAVERFTGPVVMVTHDRTVRERHRDSVLELVDGRLARPVRPAGRSVRRGT, encoded by the coding sequence ATGTCCGGCACACCTGGGGACCGCGCCGACGAGCAGGACGTCCTGTCCGGCGACCACCACTCCGCACACCTCCTGGCCGAGAACGTGCACTGCGTGCTCGGGGACCGCCAGGTGCTGCGCGACGTCTCGCTGAAGGTCTCCCGCGGCGAGCGGGTGGGCCTGATCGGCGAGAACGGCCGGGGCAAGTCGACGCTGCTGCGCGCACTCGCCGGTGAACTGCCGCTGCGGCGCGGTCGGGTCGTGCGCGCGGTCGCGGGCCAGGTGGGATTCCTGCCGCAGGAGCCCGGCTTCCCGGCCGACGCGGTCATCGAGGACGTACTCGTCCGGGCCACCGCCGAATTCGGCGAACTGGCCGAACGGATGCGCGCCGCCGAGGAGCGGATGGCCTCCTGCGAAGGTGACCCGGGCGAGGTGCTCAGCGAGTACGGCAGCCTCCAGGACGAGTTCGCCCGGCGCGGCGGATGGGAACTCGACGCCCGTATCGGTGAGGTGCTGGACGTCTTCGGTCTCGGCGGACTGGACCGGACACGCCCCACCGCGACGCTGTCGGGCGGCGAGCGGTCGCGTCTGGGACTCGCCGCCCTGGTCCTCAGGGAACCCGCCGGACTGCTGCTGGACGAGCCGACCAACCACCTCGACGACCGCGCGGTGGACTGGCTCGTCCAGTGGCTGGGCCGGTACCGGGGGCCGTGCCTCATCGCCTCGCACGACCGGGTCCTGCTCGACACCGCGGTCACGGCCATCGTCGATCTGGACGGCCCCCACGGCTCCACCGTGCGCTACGGCGGCGGATACCGCGACTACCTCGACGACCGCGCGGCGGCGCACGCACGCTGGTGGCAGCAGTACCGCGACTGGCACCAGGAGCTGGCCGAGGCACGGCGGAGACTCGACCGGGCCGCCCGGTCGGGCCGTACCTTCAGCGGAATCCGGGACGCCGACAAACTGGCCTACAACGCCGCCGGAAGCGCCGCGGAGGCCGCGGCCGCCCGTGCGAACCGCGCGGCCCGGCAGCAACTGGGACGGCTGCTGGACGAGGAGGTGCCGCGCCCGCCCGAGCCCCTGGCCTTCCGGCCTCCCGCGACCGGGGAGGTGCCCGAAGGAGTGCTGATCAGGGCCGAAGGACTGGTCGTCGGCGATGTGCTGCGCGGTGTGGACCTGGAACTCTCCCCGGGCACGCGGTACGTGATCACCGGACCGAACGGTGCGGGTAAGTCCACCCTTCTGTCCGTACTGGCGGGCCGGCCGACGCCCGACGCAGGGAGGGTCGTACGCGAACCGGGGGTGCGCGTCGGCCACTTGCCGCAGGAGAGCCACTTCACCCAGGAGCGGCGCGGCCTGCTGGACACCTTCGCCGCCCACCGGTCGGCCTACGTCGACGACGCCGCGGCGGAACTGACCAGGTTCGGCCTGTTCGCGGCCACGGACTTCGGCACTCCGGTCAACCGGCTGTCCGTGGGCCAGCTGCGGCGCCTCGAACTCGCGCTGCTGTTCGCGCAACGCCCGCACCTGCTGCTGCTCGACGAGCCCGGCAACCACCTCAGCCTGGCTCTGGTCGAGCAGTTGCGGGAAGCGGTGGAGCGGTTCACCGGCCCTGTCGTCATGGTCACCCATGACCGCACGGTGCGCGAACGCCATCGGGACAGCGTGCTGGAACTGGTGGACGGGCGGCTGGCCCGCCCGGTGCGGCCCGCCGGACGGAGCGTACGCCGGGGTACGTGA
- a CDS encoding SDR family oxidoreductase gives MDQQDTAPGLHCLVTGATGYIGGRLVPELLDAGHRVRCLARTPEKLRDHPWTGRTDVVRGDVLDPESLRTAMRGVDVAYYLVHALGSGRDFEATDREAARNFAEQARAAGVSRLVYLGGLTPVGVPRDELSPHLRSRAEVGDILLGSGVPATVLRAAVIIGSGSASFEMLRYLTERLPVMVTPSWVSTRIQPIAVRDVLRYLVGSAAMSAEVNRTFDIGGPDIVTYREMMEEYAAVARLRPRLILPVPMLTPRLSSHWIGLVTPVPRSIARPLAESLKYEVVCAEHDIRRYVPDAPGQPFTFRRALTLALQRVREANVTTRWSSASVPGAPSDPLPTDPDWAGGSLYTDERDTGIDASPEALWRVIEGIGGDNGWYSFPLAWAVRGWLDRVVGGVGLRRGRRDAGRLRVGDALDFWRVEEIEPGHLLRLRAEMRLPGLAWLELYAEEDGEGGARYRQRALFHPRGLLGHAYWWSVFPFHSVVFGGMARNITRAALKPTRSERAEAAAAL, from the coding sequence ATGGACCAGCAGGACACCGCGCCGGGACTCCACTGCCTGGTGACCGGTGCGACCGGCTACATCGGAGGGCGGCTCGTCCCCGAGCTGCTCGACGCCGGGCATCGCGTACGGTGCCTCGCGCGGACTCCCGAGAAGCTGCGCGACCACCCCTGGACGGGCCGGACCGACGTCGTCCGCGGTGACGTCCTCGACCCGGAATCGCTCCGTACCGCCATGCGGGGGGTGGACGTCGCCTACTACCTGGTGCACGCGCTCGGCAGCGGCCGGGACTTCGAGGCCACGGACCGTGAAGCGGCCCGGAACTTCGCCGAACAGGCACGTGCCGCCGGGGTGTCCCGCCTCGTCTATCTGGGCGGCCTCACCCCCGTCGGCGTACCGCGGGACGAGCTGTCGCCGCACCTGCGCTCGCGAGCGGAGGTCGGCGACATCCTGCTGGGGTCCGGAGTGCCGGCCACGGTGCTGCGCGCGGCCGTGATCATCGGCTCGGGCTCGGCCTCCTTCGAGATGCTGCGCTACCTCACGGAACGCCTGCCCGTCATGGTCACCCCGAGCTGGGTGTCGACCAGGATCCAGCCGATCGCCGTCCGTGACGTACTGAGGTACCTGGTGGGCAGCGCCGCCATGTCCGCCGAGGTGAACCGCACCTTCGACATCGGCGGCCCCGACATCGTGACGTACCGGGAGATGATGGAGGAGTACGCCGCCGTCGCCCGGCTGCGGCCCCGGCTGATCCTGCCCGTCCCGATGCTGACGCCACGCCTGTCCAGCCACTGGATCGGACTCGTCACACCGGTGCCCCGCTCGATCGCCCGGCCGCTCGCGGAGTCGCTGAAGTACGAGGTCGTCTGCGCCGAACACGACATCCGGCGGTATGTGCCCGACGCCCCGGGGCAGCCCTTCACCTTCCGGCGGGCGCTCACCCTCGCGCTGCAGCGGGTGCGTGAGGCGAACGTGACCACGCGGTGGTCCTCGGCCTCGGTACCCGGCGCACCGAGCGACCCGCTGCCCACCGATCCGGACTGGGCCGGCGGCAGCCTGTACACCGATGAACGGGACACGGGCATCGACGCGTCCCCCGAGGCGCTGTGGCGTGTCATCGAAGGCATCGGAGGCGACAACGGCTGGTACTCGTTCCCGCTGGCCTGGGCCGTCCGCGGGTGGCTCGACCGTGTCGTGGGCGGTGTCGGCCTGCGGCGCGGACGCAGGGACGCCGGACGGCTCAGAGTGGGCGACGCGCTGGACTTCTGGCGCGTCGAGGAGATCGAGCCCGGGCATCTGCTCCGGCTGCGCGCCGAGATGCGGCTGCCCGGACTGGCCTGGCTGGAGCTGTACGCGGAGGAGGACGGGGAGGGCGGTGCCCGGTACAGACAGCGCGCGCTGTTCCATCCCCGGGGGCTGCTGGGCCACGCCTACTGGTGGAGCGTCTTTCCCTTCCACTCCGTCGTGTTCGGTGGCATGGCGCGGAACATCACGCGAGCCGCACTGAAGCCGACACGGTCGGAACGGGCCGAGGCGGCCGCGGCCCTCTGA